In Leishmania mexicana MHOM/GT/2001/U1103 complete genome, chromosome 22, a genomic segment contains:
- a CDS encoding putative 40S ribosomal protein S15, with amino-acid sequence MASNITAERYEQLKKERTFHKFTYRGLEIDPLLALSEEEFKALVHARARRNMNRHADRRPPVLLKRLREAKKHVKVGEKPKAVKTHLRDVVITPEMVGSVVAIYNGHQFNAVEIKGEMIGHYLGEFSMSYRPVLHGRPGVGATHSSRFIPIK; translated from the coding sequence ATGGCGTCCAACATCACGGCTGAGCGCTACGAGCAGCTCAAGAAGGAGCGCACGTTCCACAAGTTCACGTACCGTGGGCTTGAGATCGACCCCCTGCTTGcgctgagcgaggaggagttcaaggcgctggtgcacgcgcgcgcgcgccgcaaCATGAACCGCCACGCGGACCGCCGGCCGCCCGTGCTCCTGAAGCGCCTGCGCGAGGCGAAGAAGCACGTGAAGGTTGGCGAGAAGCCGAAGGCTGTCAAGACGCACCTGCGCGACGTGGTGATCACGCCGGAGATGGTGGGGTCCGTGGTGGCGATCTACAACGGCCACCAGTTCAACGCTGTGGAGATCAAGGGTGAGATGATCGGCCACTACCTTGGCGAGTTCTCGATGAGCTACCGCCCGGTGCTGCACGGTCGCCCTGGTGTGGGTGCCACGCACTCCTCCCGCTTCATCCCGATCAAGTAG